A part of Candidatus Saccharibacteria bacterium genomic DNA contains:
- a CDS encoding peptidoglycan binding domain-containing protein produces the protein MHPHVRKVKRLAVIQAAILLLVLCVQLLYPYESAVPLAKVGGEWVALHKQNDLSSQFQQQFERTNVELKTGSRAIVTPLTKLGASVNAERMSEQLVAYPLWQRFIPFSLLFKWPQVSTLDVSFDGQQVTKVTTDVAAQLSSEPVDATLAIKNGQLEVTPAQNGYHVSASEVRNALIAGSYSSEKTTIAVPSKPLIPQRPDKAIASATLQAKTVLAKPITITVEGKGTYTPDPPTKAGWLQIDTQPTSAALVANKESIKQYIEAINDKLKVAPVSTTVAVVDGNETARTAGTPGQSLDVDAVAAELEAALLSDTPISLTVQLQPVAPGVAYNRSYSHSEAGLRAYVAYATSTQNVRIAVQQLGGQGWSASGRADESIPSASTYKLFVAKRLFQAMDDGTVHWDDPMLDTTVSGCFDRMTIASTNPCAVEWLSQFGRDAMNNYVYSLGFSSGTTFTHPEAVHTTAADLTKFMIGLENGSLVGGAYRDHLLHSLSTHTYRYGIPTGVKGTVYDKVGFLWDYVHDTAIVYGPKGSYVLTIMTKGYSYAYIANVARQIEQIMYP, from the coding sequence ATGCACCCCCATGTGCGCAAGGTGAAGCGGCTGGCAGTGATACAGGCGGCGATTTTGCTGCTTGTTCTTTGCGTACAGCTACTGTACCCGTATGAATCAGCCGTGCCGCTTGCAAAAGTGGGCGGTGAATGGGTAGCACTGCATAAGCAAAACGATCTGTCGAGCCAGTTCCAGCAGCAGTTCGAACGCACCAATGTGGAACTAAAAACCGGCAGTAGAGCGATCGTGACGCCACTTACCAAACTAGGTGCGTCGGTGAATGCCGAGCGCATGAGTGAGCAGCTGGTCGCGTACCCTTTGTGGCAGCGCTTTATTCCATTTTCACTATTATTCAAATGGCCGCAGGTGAGTACGCTCGATGTGAGTTTTGATGGTCAGCAAGTAACAAAAGTAACAACTGATGTTGCTGCGCAGTTATCGAGCGAACCCGTCGATGCAACGCTAGCAATCAAGAACGGGCAGCTAGAGGTTACGCCAGCGCAAAACGGCTACCATGTGTCGGCCAGTGAGGTGCGCAATGCCCTGATAGCTGGTAGCTATAGTAGTGAAAAAACTACCATTGCTGTGCCTTCAAAGCCACTCATTCCCCAGCGGCCCGACAAAGCAATCGCTAGTGCCACCTTGCAGGCCAAAACAGTTCTGGCTAAGCCCATTACTATTACTGTGGAAGGCAAAGGAACCTATACCCCTGACCCACCCACAAAGGCAGGCTGGCTGCAGATTGACACTCAACCGACATCGGCAGCGCTTGTTGCGAACAAAGAATCGATCAAACAGTACATCGAAGCCATAAATGACAAGCTGAAAGTTGCGCCAGTGTCGACCACAGTGGCGGTGGTTGATGGGAACGAAACCGCTCGCACGGCTGGTACCCCTGGGCAGTCGCTCGACGTCGATGCGGTTGCAGCGGAACTTGAAGCGGCGCTGCTTTCCGACACGCCGATTAGCCTTACCGTGCAGCTGCAGCCAGTTGCACCTGGGGTAGCCTATAACCGCAGCTACAGCCACAGTGAGGCTGGGCTACGCGCCTATGTAGCCTATGCTACCAGCACGCAAAATGTGCGGATTGCCGTGCAACAGCTCGGCGGGCAGGGCTGGAGTGCCAGCGGCAGGGCCGACGAAAGTATCCCCAGTGCCAGCACGTACAAGCTATTTGTCGCCAAGCGCTTGTTCCAGGCTATGGACGACGGTACGGTGCACTGGGATGACCCAATGCTCGATACGACGGTTAGCGGCTGTTTCGACCGTATGACGATTGCCAGTACTAACCCGTGTGCTGTGGAGTGGCTCAGCCAGTTCGGACGCGATGCCATGAATAACTATGTCTATTCGCTTGGGTTTAGTAGCGGTACGACCTTTACGCACCCCGAAGCGGTACATACCACAGCGGCCGACCTGACAAAGTTTATGATTGGTCTGGAAAATGGCAGTTTGGTAGGCGGTGCGTACCGTGACCACCTGTTGCACTCACTCAGCACACACACCTACCGCTATGGTATTCCAACAGGAGTCAAGGGCACGGTGTACGACAAAGTAGGATTTTTGTGGGACTACGTGCATGACACGGCGATCGTGTATGGGCCAAAGGGTAGTTATGTTTTGACGATCATGACTAAAGGCTATTCCTATGCCTATATTGCCAATGTGGCGCGCCAGATTGAGCAGATTATGTATCCCTGA
- a CDS encoding TlyA family RNA methyltransferase, producing the protein MKIRLDQAVVKAGLAPTRSQAESWIRLGKVSVQGKLVSKPGYFVDENDELELTASERYVSRAGLKLASVADMFTVSFAGKVVLDVGSSTGGFTDYALQHGAKKVIAVDVGTDQLHPSLRGDARIELHEKTDIRSFRPLLTPDIVVIDVSFVSLRDILPYIATLCCPTTTVLAMVKPQFEATKAQVGTSGVIKNDRVRRDILKSFEQWVKNYYIIVDKADSDVKGSKGNHERFFVLQTLKHK; encoded by the coding sequence ATGAAGATTCGACTTGATCAAGCGGTTGTGAAAGCCGGGCTGGCGCCTACGCGCTCGCAGGCCGAGAGCTGGATACGCCTTGGTAAGGTGTCAGTGCAGGGTAAACTGGTCAGTAAACCGGGGTATTTTGTCGACGAGAATGACGAATTAGAACTGACAGCGAGCGAACGCTATGTCAGCCGGGCCGGGCTAAAGCTTGCATCGGTGGCTGACATGTTTACGGTATCATTTGCAGGTAAAGTAGTGCTCGACGTCGGTAGTAGCACCGGTGGATTTACCGATTATGCTCTGCAACACGGCGCAAAAAAGGTGATTGCTGTCGATGTCGGTACCGATCAGCTGCACCCGAGTCTGCGCGGCGATGCGCGCATAGAACTACACGAAAAAACCGATATTCGCAGTTTTCGGCCACTACTGACCCCCGACATTGTAGTGATAGACGTCAGTTTTGTAAGCTTGCGTGATATTTTGCCCTATATTGCCACCCTATGCTGCCCAACTACCACGGTACTAGCGATGGTGAAGCCGCAGTTTGAGGCAACTAAAGCCCAAGTAGGCACGAGCGGGGTGATTAAAAATGACCGTGTGCGTCGTGACATACTAAAAAGTTTCGAACAATGGGTGAAGAATTATTATATTATTGTTGATAAAGCAGACAGTGATGTGAAGGGTAGCAAAGGCAATCACGAGCGATTTTTTGTGCTACAGACTTTAAAACATAAGTAG
- a CDS encoding 30S ribosomal protein S18, whose amino-acid sequence MKRFKKDAPVYFDYKDAKTLMRYINMYGQIEPISKTGLSAKQQRQLAVAIKRARHLALMPFVAQG is encoded by the coding sequence ATGAAACGATTTAAGAAAGATGCACCAGTCTATTTTGACTACAAGGACGCCAAAACATTGATGCGTTACATCAATATGTATGGTCAAATCGAACCAATCAGCAAAACGGGCCTTAGCGCCAAGCAGCAGCGCCAACTGGCAGTTGCTATTAAGCGCGCTCGCCATCTCGCGCTGATGCCATTTGTTGCTCAGGGGTAG
- a CDS encoding LPXTG cell wall anchor domain-containing protein encodes MTDAEKASCPVATVKLCGSFVGYPAGSEWYAIAVYQGEEFLTFGWNPVADGISLELPSQGLYGVTLVVRGPDGTELSRTEYGPDNPLPSECVVYTFTPEKVAIPTQPASTDRCNPAGGAVVPPVWDATTDTDKYTWSVNDKGQKVATLRDTVRTTWSDGTTAPKVFTLPADNGVVCQVPNKDLAPLIVTKTCGGVVKVANPAANPSVLVLWGDDLVNTENISGQFTVAPGATEQFTTTYAMVDLSFGPTVAGFEPYLQANFATDQSECPVTPPMPPNPGPKTVLVSSDVANSVSCTEGTKLVETSTYSVPQVLADSKYTNDPNRAHWILVGEPTVKSVKLDAAELATCQQLPNTGSDISLPLWISLGLMALGAGLLLANRRLRRVEG; translated from the coding sequence ATGACCGATGCCGAGAAGGCGTCATGTCCGGTCGCTACCGTCAAGCTGTGCGGCTCGTTCGTCGGCTACCCGGCTGGCAGTGAGTGGTATGCGATCGCCGTGTACCAGGGCGAAGAGTTCCTTACCTTCGGGTGGAACCCCGTCGCTGATGGTATCAGTCTTGAGCTGCCCTCGCAGGGACTCTACGGAGTGACGCTGGTCGTTCGCGGCCCTGATGGCACCGAGTTGAGTCGGACCGAGTATGGCCCGGACAACCCGCTGCCTTCGGAGTGCGTGGTCTACACGTTCACGCCCGAGAAGGTGGCCATTCCCACGCAGCCCGCGTCGACTGACCGGTGCAACCCGGCCGGTGGTGCGGTTGTCCCGCCCGTTTGGGACGCTACCACCGACACCGACAAGTACACTTGGTCAGTGAACGACAAGGGTCAGAAGGTAGCGACGCTCCGTGACACTGTTCGGACCACTTGGTCTGACGGCACCACGGCGCCGAAGGTCTTCACGCTGCCAGCTGACAACGGTGTGGTGTGCCAGGTTCCCAACAAGGACTTGGCGCCCCTGATCGTCACCAAGACGTGCGGCGGAGTGGTGAAGGTCGCTAACCCAGCGGCTAACCCTTCGGTGCTGGTGCTCTGGGGTGACGACCTTGTGAACACCGAGAACATCTCGGGTCAGTTCACGGTCGCGCCTGGCGCCACCGAGCAGTTCACCACGACCTATGCGATGGTGGATCTGTCGTTTGGTCCTACGGTTGCGGGCTTCGAGCCCTACCTGCAGGCCAACTTTGCGACCGATCAGTCGGAGTGCCCGGTGACCCCGCCGATGCCGCCTAACCCCGGTCCTAAGACCGTGCTGGTCAGCAGTGATGTTGCTAATTCGGTGTCCTGCACCGAAGGTACGAAGCTGGTTGAGACCAGCACGTATTCTGTCCCCCAGGTTCTGGCGGACAGCAAGTACACAAATGACCCCAACCGGGCTCATTGGATACTGGTCGGCGAGCCGACCGTGAAGAGCGTCAAGCTCGACGCGGCTGAACTGGCTACGTGCCAGCAGCTGCCCAACACGGGTAGCGATATCAGTTTGCCGCTGTGGATCAGTCTGGGGCTCATGGCCCTTGGTGCTGGTCTGCTGCTGGCGAACCGGCGCCTCCGCCGCGTCGAGGGATAG
- the efp gene encoding elongation factor P, producing the protein MYQPTDLKKGVVCQIDGKPYRVIEYGQKVMGRGGSIVNVKLKNLLDGSVLPKTFKGQDKIEPAEVRTKQVQYLYNDGATYFFMDPESFEQHELPAELMDDAKGYLKEGDMLSLQFFGERVINVELPKNLYLTVTYTEDVVKGDTTSSVLKDATLETGITVKVPAFIKVGDIISVDTTTGEYRERKK; encoded by the coding sequence GTGTACCAACCAACTGATCTCAAAAAAGGTGTTGTGTGCCAGATTGATGGCAAGCCTTACCGGGTAATTGAATATGGCCAAAAAGTCATGGGCCGCGGTGGCAGTATTGTCAATGTGAAGCTGAAAAATCTGCTCGACGGCAGTGTGCTGCCAAAAACGTTTAAGGGCCAGGATAAGATTGAGCCAGCCGAGGTGCGCACCAAGCAAGTGCAGTATCTCTATAACGATGGCGCTACCTACTTCTTTATGGACCCAGAAAGCTTTGAGCAGCACGAACTGCCTGCCGAGCTGATGGATGATGCCAAAGGCTACCTAAAAGAAGGCGATATGCTCAGCCTGCAGTTTTTCGGGGAACGAGTCATCAACGTCGAGCTACCGAAAAACCTATATCTTACGGTCACCTACACCGAAGATGTGGTGAAAGGTGATACCACCAGCAGTGTGCTGAAAGACGCGACGCTTGAAACCGGCATTACCGTGAAAGTACCGGCATTTATTAAAGTGGGTGATATCATCAGCGTCGATACGACGACAGGTGAATACCGTGAGCGAAAGAAATAA
- a CDS encoding single-stranded DNA-binding protein translates to MAKGFNKVILMGNLTRDVEMRTTPSGQSVANFSLAVSRSWKGQDGQTQEQTSFINCVAWGKAGEIIAQYVKKGDALLVSGRLDQRSYDDKDGNKRQAVEVNVEDFNFVGGRGGGSSSGENDFSQSAPKSASKSKDVVIEDIDDKPIDLSEIPF, encoded by the coding sequence ATGGCAAAAGGTTTTAATAAAGTAATCCTGATGGGTAATCTGACGCGCGATGTTGAAATGCGTACGACGCCGAGTGGCCAATCTGTCGCCAACTTCAGCCTCGCTGTCAGTCGCAGTTGGAAAGGCCAAGACGGCCAGACACAGGAGCAAACCAGCTTCATTAACTGTGTTGCCTGGGGTAAGGCCGGCGAAATCATCGCACAGTACGTGAAAAAGGGCGATGCGCTGCTTGTCAGCGGACGACTCGATCAGCGTAGCTACGACGACAAAGATGGCAACAAACGCCAGGCTGTCGAAGTAAATGTGGAAGACTTCAACTTTGTCGGTGGTCGCGGCGGCGGTAGCAGCAGTGGCGAGAATGATTTTAGCCAATCTGCACCAAAAAGCGCGAGTAAAAGCAAAGATGTTGTGATCGAAGATATCGATGACAAGCCGATTGATCTGTCAGAGATTCCCTTCTAG
- the ychF gene encoding redox-regulated ATPase YchF — translation MSLSIGIVGLPNVGKSTLFNALTNNDILAANYPFATIDPNTGVVPVPDKRLGMLARMYNAERVIPATVTFVDIAGLVAGASKGEGLGNKFLANIRQCDAIVHIVRAFENTDILHVEDSVNPQRDIETINTELALADIQTIDTRLVRLTKEAKSDPKAKETVAYLTSLKQLLESGKLLNQQSDLDPEIIRDLHLLTAKPVIYVFNVNEETLVDEAKKRELRALAQQSHALFICAKLEDEIKGLNPADAAELLAAYDIPEAGLVQMIHAAYDILGLQSYLTAGPKEVRAWTIRQGATAPQAAGVIHTDFEKGFIAAQVVDYFDLVAAGSEAAAKAAGKVATVGRDYVMQPNDVVEFRFNVSK, via the coding sequence ATGAGCTTATCTATTGGTATCGTGGGCCTGCCCAATGTTGGCAAGTCAACACTATTCAATGCCCTCACTAACAATGATATTTTGGCGGCGAATTATCCATTCGCCACAATCGATCCGAATACAGGCGTGGTACCTGTGCCCGACAAGCGCCTTGGTATGCTCGCACGCATGTACAATGCCGAGCGAGTCATCCCCGCTACCGTCACCTTCGTTGACATCGCCGGGCTCGTCGCTGGTGCCAGCAAGGGCGAGGGCCTTGGCAACAAGTTCCTGGCCAATATCCGCCAGTGCGACGCCATCGTCCATATTGTGCGAGCATTTGAAAATACTGACATTTTACATGTGGAAGATAGCGTCAATCCGCAGCGTGATATCGAAACCATCAATACCGAGCTAGCGCTCGCCGATATTCAAACCATCGACACCCGACTGGTGCGGCTTACAAAAGAAGCAAAAAGCGACCCCAAGGCAAAAGAAACTGTCGCTTACCTAACATCACTCAAGCAGCTCCTTGAGTCGGGCAAGCTACTCAATCAGCAAAGTGATCTCGATCCAGAAATCATTCGCGATCTGCACCTGCTGACAGCAAAACCAGTGATTTATGTGTTCAACGTCAACGAAGAAACACTAGTCGATGAGGCAAAAAAGCGCGAGCTACGGGCACTCGCCCAGCAGAGTCATGCACTGTTTATCTGCGCCAAGCTTGAAGATGAAATAAAAGGACTCAATCCAGCTGACGCAGCAGAATTGCTCGCTGCCTACGATATTCCCGAAGCAGGCCTGGTGCAAATGATTCATGCCGCCTACGATATATTGGGACTACAGAGTTACCTGACAGCCGGCCCCAAAGAAGTGCGCGCTTGGACGATCAGGCAAGGCGCGACCGCACCACAGGCCGCAGGTGTTATCCACACTGATTTTGAAAAAGGCTTCATAGCCGCACAAGTTGTCGACTATTTCGACCTTGTTGCCGCCGGCTCTGAAGCAGCGGCTAAGGCTGCCGGCAAAGTTGCGACCGTGGGGCGCGACTACGTGATGCAGCCAAACGATGTCGTTGAATTTCGCTTCAATGTGAGCAAATAA
- a CDS encoding DNA translocase FtsK 4TM domain-containing protein yields MARKSSKHRGKKNKKPEAPQHALPIGFWSQTLAVLLIVFAILLVISWFGASGPAFDWVRDASLRTIGYATYILPLVSVYVAVAVFRVENNKLPGIMKFASLLLIVWFAGLFGLMRQDGQATTGGVVGDTVNSGMLSLVNTPVAAFIYLVLILITALFVMQKAVGDVLAAIARLFRRSSEDDANVAVMRKAAEADAKTNAPMADFKLNAGVPMLTPEDQKKARLASLKNSVKPDKEAEEKAAMLAVSDPNWKAPSLELLEKKQSPADAGDIQQNAHIIQNTLREFSIDVEMEGANIGPKVTQYTLKPPAGIKLSRITALETNIALNLAASSLRMEAPIPGQKAVGIEVPNKKAADVRIRGILESSEWVKADEPLAFAVGKDISGAPVVGELNKMPHLLIAGQTGSGKSVMINTLLTSLLYRNSPSDMKLILVDPKQVEMAPYSEIPHLLTPVIVEPEKTISALKWAVNEMERRYTLLAEEKVRDIKSYNDKIKKRGGHVSVEDEDGNMQEVDEGTMPYVVIVIDELADLMMVAARDVEALVVRIAQKARAVGIHLVLATQRPSVDVITGLIKANIPARIAFTVASQVDSRTILDQIGAEKLLGQGDMLMKTATMPKPKRIQGAWVMDEEVNKVTDHLRMQSAPQYNDEIISQPVHLNGKGGVVMDFDHEGGDDMFRDAVAVVIQSRKASTSLLQRKLRVGYARAARIIEEMEEQGIIGPADGARPRDVLISSMADLDATSSIEDDTL; encoded by the coding sequence GCACTATCGGGTATGCCACCTACATACTGCCGCTCGTTAGTGTATACGTGGCAGTCGCTGTTTTTCGCGTCGAAAACAATAAATTACCTGGCATTATGAAGTTTGCTTCACTCCTGCTCATCGTGTGGTTTGCGGGCCTGTTTGGGCTGATGCGCCAGGATGGTCAGGCAACTACTGGGGGCGTGGTGGGTGATACGGTGAACAGCGGCATGCTTTCACTTGTTAATACGCCAGTTGCCGCCTTTATTTACCTGGTACTCATTCTCATCACAGCGCTGTTTGTTATGCAGAAAGCTGTTGGGGATGTGCTGGCAGCAATTGCACGACTGTTCCGTCGCAGCAGCGAAGATGACGCCAATGTGGCTGTTATGCGCAAAGCTGCTGAAGCTGATGCCAAGACCAACGCACCAATGGCCGATTTCAAGCTCAATGCGGGCGTACCGATGCTTACCCCTGAAGATCAGAAGAAAGCACGGCTTGCAAGTTTGAAGAACAGTGTCAAGCCAGACAAAGAGGCCGAAGAAAAAGCTGCCATGCTAGCAGTCAGTGATCCGAACTGGAAAGCACCGAGCCTGGAACTACTCGAGAAAAAGCAAAGTCCGGCCGATGCCGGTGACATCCAGCAGAATGCGCATATTATTCAGAACACGCTGCGCGAGTTTAGTATTGATGTCGAAATGGAAGGCGCTAACATTGGGCCAAAGGTAACGCAGTACACGCTTAAACCGCCGGCCGGTATAAAACTTAGCCGTATTACCGCACTCGAAACCAACATCGCGCTAAACCTTGCAGCCAGCAGCCTGCGTATGGAAGCGCCAATCCCTGGCCAAAAAGCCGTGGGTATAGAGGTGCCGAACAAAAAGGCTGCCGATGTGCGTATTCGCGGTATTTTGGAAAGTAGTGAATGGGTCAAAGCCGACGAGCCGCTAGCTTTTGCCGTTGGTAAAGATATTTCTGGTGCGCCAGTAGTAGGTGAGCTCAACAAAATGCCCCACCTTTTGATTGCAGGTCAGACGGGTAGCGGTAAATCGGTGATGATCAACACGCTGCTCACCAGCCTGCTGTACCGCAACAGTCCGAGTGATATGAAGCTGATTTTGGTCGATCCAAAGCAGGTGGAAATGGCACCCTACAGCGAAATTCCACACTTGCTGACACCAGTGATTGTGGAGCCAGAAAAAACCATCAGCGCGCTCAAGTGGGCGGTGAACGAGATGGAGCGTCGCTACACACTGCTTGCCGAAGAAAAGGTGCGCGATATCAAAAGCTACAACGACAAGATCAAAAAGCGCGGCGGCCATGTAAGCGTCGAAGACGAAGACGGCAATATGCAAGAAGTTGATGAGGGTACGATGCCGTATGTGGTGATTGTGATTGACGAGCTGGCCGACCTAATGATGGTGGCCGCGCGTGATGTCGAGGCGCTGGTGGTACGTATTGCCCAGAAAGCCCGTGCCGTCGGTATTCATCTGGTGTTGGCAACTCAGCGTCCGAGTGTCGATGTGATCACCGGCCTGATTAAAGCCAATATTCCGGCCCGCATTGCCTTTACGGTGGCGAGCCAAGTCGATAGCCGCACGATTTTAGACCAAATTGGTGCCGAGAAGCTGCTGGGGCAGGGTGACATGCTCATGAAAACCGCCACGATGCCAAAGCCAAAGCGTATTCAGGGTGCATGGGTGATGGACGAAGAGGTCAACAAGGTGACCGATCACTTACGGATGCAGAGTGCACCGCAGTACAATGACGAAATTATTAGTCAGCCTGTGCACCTTAATGGCAAGGGTGGCGTGGTGATGGATTTTGACCACGAAGGCGGAGATGACATGTTCCGTGACGCGGTGGCAGTGGTGATTCAGAGTCGCAAAGCCAGTACGAGCCTGCTGCAACGCAAACTACGCGTCGGTTATGCTCGAGCAGCGCGAATTATCGAAGAAATGGAAGAACAGGGAATCATTGGCCCAGCCGATGGCGCCCGCCCGCGCGACGTGCTTATTAGTAGTATGGCCGACCTAGATGCCACCAGCAGCATAGAAGACGATACGCTGTAG
- a CDS encoding ACT domain-containing protein — MLVGIQGQAGSFHEHVAKQWYGDTAEIAYFTSFANLFDAYEAGDIDAVVAAVENTLYGSINDVYQLVERCSAPIIGEVKLPITHNLIARPGAKLGDITEIYSQIMALSQCHDTVRTLLPMAEMVEYFDTAAAVEYVKSLDSPHAAAIASEQAAHLHGMTILRAGVQDDPTNITRFLILEDRATDPMANRASLVITTSHKPGALAEVLAVFANAGINLVKLQSQPIPGKPFEYKFFIVVDAAGNTLRSLVAAIEKSDHQVTLLGEYVAA, encoded by the coding sequence ATGCTCGTAGGGATCCAAGGCCAAGCCGGCTCATTTCATGAACACGTCGCCAAGCAGTGGTATGGCGATACTGCTGAGATTGCCTATTTTACGTCGTTTGCTAACCTTTTCGACGCCTACGAAGCCGGTGATATCGATGCTGTCGTGGCCGCGGTTGAAAACACACTCTATGGGTCGATCAACGATGTCTATCAGCTTGTCGAGCGCTGCAGCGCGCCAATTATTGGCGAGGTCAAACTGCCCATTACCCACAACCTGATTGCTAGGCCAGGTGCGAAACTTGGCGACATCACCGAGATCTACTCGCAAATTATGGCACTTAGCCAATGCCACGACACGGTTCGTACTCTTCTGCCTATGGCCGAAATGGTCGAGTATTTTGACACCGCCGCAGCTGTTGAGTACGTCAAATCGCTTGATTCACCTCATGCGGCTGCTATCGCGAGTGAGCAAGCTGCTCACCTGCACGGAATGACTATTCTGAGGGCGGGTGTTCAAGATGACCCAACAAATATCACGCGGTTTCTTATTCTCGAAGACCGCGCGACCGACCCTATGGCCAACCGTGCTTCGCTCGTCATTACCACCAGCCACAAGCCAGGTGCGCTCGCCGAAGTACTTGCTGTGTTTGCCAATGCCGGCATCAACCTCGTCAAGCTTCAGTCCCAGCCTATTCCTGGCAAGCCGTTTGAGTATAAATTTTTCATAGTCGTCGATGCTGCCGGCAATACCCTACGTAGTCTCGTTGCTGCCATCGAAAAAAGCGACCATCAGGTCACTCTTCTCGGCGAATACGTCGCGGCCTAG
- the rpsF gene encoding 30S ribosomal protein S6, with translation MKEYELTVLIHPDLEVDLEAPLDKVRKLVKSNGGEIVKEDNWGKKRLAYRIKGEDFAVYVYMDVKLPADAPLKISNTLNITDEVLRYLLVTVDEKGRKALAEAKERRANSDEDEDSEE, from the coding sequence ATGAAAGAATATGAACTAACCGTTCTTATTCACCCAGATCTCGAAGTAGATCTGGAAGCACCACTCGACAAAGTGCGAAAACTTGTCAAAAGCAACGGTGGTGAGATCGTCAAAGAAGACAACTGGGGTAAGAAGCGCCTAGCGTATCGCATCAAAGGCGAAGATTTTGCCGTGTATGTATACATGGATGTTAAGCTGCCAGCTGATGCTCCGCTAAAAATCAGCAACACACTTAACATCACCGACGAAGTACTGCGCTACCTGCTTGTGACTGTCGACGAAAAGGGTCGCAAGGCACTGGCTGAAGCCAAAGAGCGTCGAGCAAACAGCGACGAAGACGAAGATAGCGAAGAATAG